The proteins below come from a single Juglans regia cultivar Chandler chromosome 12, Walnut 2.0, whole genome shotgun sequence genomic window:
- the LOC108993833 gene encoding amino acid transporter AVT1H — protein sequence MWDKISKHRKNEIDMHIGATSDVQWVSCHVCLEESKLCVCDHSIKNLNSTVENGIDIEHHVEANGSFANTVINMIGMLIGLGQLSTPYALETGGWASASLLVGLGIICTYSSQLLGKCLDKNLKSRSYTDIGQHAFGRKGRILAATFIYLEIFMALVSYTISLHDNLITVLSGTHIKVPWAKLSTSQLLTSMAVLIALPSLWLRDLSSISFLSSGGIIMSLLIFISVACTAIFGGVKSNHKIPILHFHNIPAVSGLYIFSYAGHIVFPNLYKAMKDPSRFTKVSIVSFTSVTALYTALAFMGAKLFGPEVNPQITLSMPRHLLVTKIALWATVLTPMTKYALEFAPLAIQIERTLPVKMSPRLKMIIRGILGSILLLLILALALSVPYFEYVLSLTGSLVSVAICVIFPCAFYIKICWHEISKPVLILNLSLIAFGTLLGLLGTISSSKLLIISLSTKKSSVNPRI from the exons ATGTGGGACAAGATATCAAAGCATCGTAAGAATGAGATAGACATGCATATTGGTGCAACCTCGGATGTGCAGTGGGTGAGCTGCCATGTTTGTTTGGAGGAAAGCAAGCTATGCGTGTGCGATCACAGCATCAAGAACTTAAATAGTACTGTCGAAAATGGCATAGACATTGAACACCATGTGGAGGCTAATGGTTCTTTTGCTAATACTGTGATTAACATGATTGGGATGCTCATAG GTTTGGGGCAGTTGTCAACTCCGTATGCATTGGAAACTGGAGGGTGGGCCTCTGCCTCTCTACTTGTAGGACTTGGGATAATATGCACATATAGCTCTCAACTACTTGGAAAATGCCTAGACAAGAATCTCAAGTCAAGGAGTTACACGGATATTGGACAGCATGCATTTGGTAGAAAAGGAAGAATTTTAGCCGCCACCTTCATCTACCTAGAAATTTTCATGGCACTTGTGTCCTACACGATCTCACTACATGACAACCTAATTACAGTGCTTTCAGGAACACATATTAAGGTTCCATGGGCTAAACTATCTACGTCTCAGTTGCTAACATCAATGGCTGTCTTAATAGCATTACCCAGTCTGTGGCTGAGAGATCTATCTTCCATATCTTTCCTTTCTTCAGGCGGCATAATTATGTCTCTTCTCATTTTTATATCAGTGGCATGCACTGCCATTTTTGGAGGTGTAAAATCCAATCACAAGATACCAATCCTCCACTTCCATAACATTCCTGCAGTATCTGGGCTCTATATCTTCAGCTATGCAGGACACATCGTTTTTCCCAATTTATACAAAGCTATGAAAGATCCATCCAGGTTTACAAAG GTGTCTATTGTAAGCTTCACATCAGTGACAGCACTTTATACAGCATTAGCATTCATGGGTGCCAAATTGTTTGGACCTGAAGTCAATCCTCAAATCACTCTGAGCATGCCTCGACATCTTCTCGTGACAAAGATTGCATTATGGGCCACTGTGCTAACACCCATGACCAAATATGCACTTGAATTTGCACCACTTGCCATTCAGATTGAGCGTACACTTCCTGTTAAGATGAGTCCCAGATTAAAGATGATCATAAGGGGTATTTTAGGTTCAATTCTACTTCTGCTGATACTAGCCTTGGCTCTGTCCGTACCATATTTTGAATATGTTCTTAGCCTCACGGGTTCCCTCGTTAGTGTCGCCATTTGTGTGATCTTCCCCTGTGCATTCTACATCAAGATTTGTTGGCATGAAATATCAAAGCCTGTCCTGATACTTAACCTATCCCTCATTGCATTTGGCACCCTACTTGGGCTGTTAGGTACCATTTCCTCATCGAAATTACTTATTATAAGCCTAAGTACAAAGAAGAGCTCAGTCAACCCAAGAATATGA